In Leptospira levettii, the genomic window ACGGTCACAGTCACAACCTGGTTTACAATTGGGGTTATTGCCACAATTGGGACCACCTTTTTCAGGCCCTCTGTCCAAATACAATTCGGAACAAGGACCACAAGCTCCACTGTCGCCAGCAGGTCCCCAAAAATTATCTTTTTTACCAAGGCGTACAATTCGTTCTTCTGGGATCCCTGCATCCATCCAGATTTTTTTGGCTTCATCATCATCGAGGTAAATTGTCACCCAAATTTTATCTTTGGGAATTTCTAAGTGGTTCAGTGAAAAGTCTAACGCGTATTCGATGGCCTCTTTTTTAAAATAATCGCCAAAGGAAAAATTTCCTAACATTTCAAAAAACGTACAATGCCGTTCCGTTTTCCCGACTACTTCCAAATCAGTGGTACGAACACATTTTTGAATGGAGGCAGCTCTTGTGTATGGGAGCTCCACTGCTCCAGTAAAAAGAGGTTTGAACTGTACCATCCCTGCAGTTGTGAATAAAAGTGTAGGATCCCCTTTGGGAATGAGACTCGAGGAAGGCACAATGGTGTGTCCTTTCTCTTGGAAATAGTTCGTGTACAACCTTGCGATTTCTTGGACGGTTTTCGACTTCATACACTTACACGGAAATCGAATTTGCCTCCTAGGGCAAGGAAATTCGAATTTAACTTTGCCTTAAATCTTTGTAACGGAAAAAAGAAAATAGGGAGATCACAAGAAACCCCATACCAAGTCCCGTAAATGTCCAAAGGCTTCCCACTGTATCATTTAAAAAGGCAGCAAAAAATCCAGAAACAGCCGGTGTGAATTGGAAACAAACTGTATAGAGGGATAAGATCCTACCTCTAAGTCCGTCCTCTGCACGTTTTTGTAATATCGCCGGCATCAGGCTCGAAAGTACTCCACCCGAAACTCCAAAACAAAAAAGAAAGATGGAAGTGGCCTTTGCCTCAAAAAACGGGACAAATCCTAAAAAGAAAAATGAGGACAAACCAAAGACAATGAGTAATACCAACCCTTTTCGTTCCAAATGGTGGTAGAGGATGGTGAAAATCCCACCTAAAAATAATCCAGGACCAAGAAACATTAACACAGATCCCCGTGCCAACTCTCCTAGTCCCAATTCTAGTTTTACATATTGGGGAAGGACCACCTGGATGGGACCTAATGCTAACATACTAAAAATCGCAATCCACATCACCTGTCTGGAGACAGGGTCCATATGCAAAAACCCTAATACTGCTCGTAAATTTTCTCCAAGTGATGGAATTTCAGAATTTGGGATTCTTTTTTGAAGTTTTGTTTGAGAGGAATTGGACATTGTTTCCTTCTCGTTTAACTTTAATAAGGTAAAAGCAAACATCGACAAAACATGTAAAAAAGCCAAAAAGAGAAATAGTATTGAGTAAGATTGGAATTCTCGTATCCAACCCACAACAAGGGGACTCATCCCAAAGGAAAATATCAGAAGTAAATTCCCAGCGATCGTGTGGAATACGAGTCGGTGTGATTCCATCACTTCACAGAGAAGTGCCATCCTCCCTGGCAATACCGTTGTCATACCAATTCCATTGAGAAATGCCAAGGGTAACAACAAAAGAGGATAGGTTTCAAAAATATGGGTCAATCCACCTAACAAAAATGCTGCTAAAAATAAAAAAAACTGAAATCCAACTACTACCCACCTCTTGGAATAATGATCGAGCAGGTAACCAGTATACAAAAAGAAAAGTGGAAAGGGTAAAAACAAAAAGAAAAAAACAATCCCAGAATACCCTTTTACAACCGTTAGAGTCTGTGTAAAAATCACAATTGAATATAAAAAACAACTGCTGGCAAAAGTTCCAAAGGCGAAGGCAAGGTAAAAGATGATTTGGTTCATAGGTGGAACGGTTATCCTAACCGAAAAAAAAAGCCTCCCAAAGGAGGCTTCTCTATCGGAAAAAAAAGAGGAGTTTTCCGATTAACGTTTTGAGAACTGAGTTCCGCGACGAGCTTTGTGGAGACCGTATTTTTTACGTTCCACCATACGGCTATCACGAGTGAGGAAACCTTCTTTTTTCAAAGTAGGTTTGAGTGATTCATTGAAAGCAACAAGAGCACGAGCCACTGCGTGACGAATTGCTCCTACTTGTCCAATCACTCCACCACCAGTAACATTGAGTGCGATATCATATTTGTCACGAGCATCTAAAACAAGAAGAGGCTCAAGTGCACGACGAACTAAGTGTTCTCCGTTTTTGATGTAATCTTTTACATCTTTGTGGTTTACTGTGATTTTTCCTGTTCCAGAAGCGATTTTTGCTCGTGCAACAGATGTTTTGCGTCGGCCAACTGCCCAAACTGCTTTTTGCGCCATATTATTTCAACTCCAGTTTTAGGGGCTTTTGAGCTCCTAGGTTGTGGTCATTGCCTGCGAACACTCGGCAATTTTTTAACATTTGGTCACCTAATTTTGATTTAGGTAACATTCCTTTCACTGCTTCCATGATCACTCTTTCTGGGTTCTCTTGGATGAGTTTGTGGAAAGCGATCGCAGTCATACCACCTGGGTAACGGGAGTGGTGGTAGTAAATTTTTTGTTCTCTTTTGCGACCAGTCACAGCCACTTTAGAAGCATTAACGATGATGATGTTATCTCCACAATCTTGGTTCGGTGTGAATGTAGATTTGTGTTTTCCGCGAAGTCGGGAAGCGACTTGACTTGCCAATCTTCCGAGAGTCTTATCAGTTGCGTCCACAACAAACCACTGTTTTTGTACGGCTTCTTTTGCGATAGAAGGGGTCTTGTGGGCTTTAGACAATAGTTCCATAAGTACGAGATTTTCCTCTTTTATGTCAGGATTTTCGGTTTTCACAGTGGGTCAAACAAATTTATTGGAAACGAAGCTTTGAAAGAATCAGATATCATCCGTACTCTTTTTGGAACAACTCCTCCCCCAGAGGACGATTGTTATTTTTTGGCACCGAACCGCCTTGTCACAACGGATTCCCTCTCCGAAGGAACCCACTTCCTCCATGAATGGTCAACCCCCGAAGTCCTAGCAGGAAAACTAGTGGAAGTGAATGTCTCTGACATCACTGCATCCGGAGGGGTTCCGAAAGAATGTTTTTTAAACCTCGGTCTATCTCCTACCTCCCGGAAAAAAGATTGGGTGAAGAGGTTTGCCAAAGGACTGAGGGTTTCCCTCCACCAATATGGAATGAAACTCGCTGGTGGCGATACCTTTTCCTCCCCCACAACCCAATTGGCACTGACTGTGGTGGGAACGGTCAAAAAACCTTGGCTACGATCGGGAGGAAAACCAGGTGATTACCTCTATGTCACAGGGGATTTAGGCCAAAGCCTTCTTGGGTATCATTCTTTAAAAAAGAATTGGAAGGAGAAAGATTTTAAACCTGCTATTGAAAAACACCTTTTGCCAAAATCAAAACAGATCCTGCTAAAACCACTCTCAAAGTATAAAATTCACGCCTGTATGGACATCACAGATGGGCTCATCCAAGATGCGGAAAGGTTAGCACTTGCCTCCAAAGGAAAACTCACAATCCAAGTGGAATCTGTCCCCTTACACCCGCTTGCTGTACGAAAATTGGGAGTGGATTTTTGTCTGGGTTCTGGTGAAGAATTGGAACTTTTATTTTTATCACCGAACATCCTACCAAACGAAATTAACTCCATTCCTGTGACGATGATTGGTAGATTTGAGTCTGGAAAACCAGGAACAAAATTCTTAAGCGAAGGAAAAACATACCTTCCCAAAACCAAAGGTTTCCTTCACTTCAATGAAGAAGAATGAGGGAGTGTGATCTTAAACTCAACCTTAGGTTCTACTTTGTCTCCTAAGTGATCAAATATATTGGATACTAACACTGAACCACCAAACTTTTGTATGGTTTCTTTCACAAGTGAAAGCCCGATTCCGAAATCGAGAGTTTCATACCGTTCGTAAAGGTTCTTTGTTAATCGGAAAAATGGTTCAAACACGAGGTCCAAATATTCATTTGGAATCCCTTCCCCTATTTTTAAATCACTTCCCACCGAATTGATGACGGAAAAAGAAACAGAATCTGATTTTAATTGGAGTAATACAAAAATAGAAGATGAGTCCAAAGAAAACTTCATTGCGTTGATGAGAAGTTCCCTTATAGATTTATGAAAGTACTCGCGATTCCAACGAATGGAAATCGAATCCATTTGAACTGAACTAACATCGGTCATTTGGATGGAGTGGTGTTTGATTTTTGTTTGTGATTCTAATTCTTTTATAATACTAACTATCTCTTGCCATAAAACGGATAAAGGTACTACTTCCTCATTGACTCGATCGAAAATAATATTTTCAATTTCAGAGAATGTATTTAAAACTTTTTTCGAATAATTGGCATTGTCTTCTAAAATGGATAAAACTTCTTTTTCTAAGATATAATCTCCATTTTCCGTTTGTTTCATCCCTTTTATAATATCGATGATTTGAACTAAGATTCCAAAACCAGCACCTTGGGATAAACTAGCACGCAAAACATGGAATAAATTTTTATGTAACTCTTGGGCATTAAACTCACCCTTTTCCAAAGATCGATTTTTGAAACTATACCAATCCAAAAGTTTTTCAAGAGAGATGATTTTTTCTTTTTCTAATATGGAAGTTTTATAATCCAATGAACGTTTGGAAAGGTGGTATTCCACTTTTTTCAATAATTCCTTTGGAAATACAGGTTTGATCAAATAATCCTGCACATTTTCCTTCATCACTTCGATGATGGAGATGGAATCGGATTCGGAAGTGACCACAAGGATGGGGATCTGTGAATTTTTTTTCCGTATTTCCCTTACTAGTTCGGTGCCAGTTCCATCTGGAAGTTTTAAGTCAGTTAGGATAAGATCAATTGATTCAATCCCATCTTTTTGTAAGAGGTGTAAGACTGGTTTGATTCCAGAAAACACAACAAAATTAGCATCAAGCGAACGTAAGGCCCCTTGGTATAAGAGTGCCGTTGTTGGGTCATCTTCAACGATTAGGATTTTATTTTGGGTGATCATTCCATAACTCCCAGATCATTCGACGAGAGTTATGGACAAAAATCTTATCAAGAGTCTAAGGAAAGTCTGTTATTCCTCAGTATCTTGATGTTCTAATGAAGGGTTACGATTTTCGTTTGCCTCACCTTTCCCATTTTCATGAGTTTGGTTTGACCCAGAATCTTGTTGGTTCTGGTTCCCGTTCCCTCTTCGATCTCTATGTTTTTTGCGTGGTGGGCGTTTTTTATTGCCTTCTTTTTTTCGGTTCTGTTGGCCAAACTGGTGGCTATCTGGCTTTGGTCTCTGCCTGAGAGATATTTCCCAGAAAAATGCAGTTTGTACAGCAGCTTCGTTGTTTTCAGAGATAGCAACAATTTTGTACACCATAAACGCATCGTAAAAATAATCTTTCTTTTTGAAGAAAGAATTTTGCCTTTCTTTTTCATCATCCGTGATGTGAAAACGAGGTTGGCTAATGAAAATTTTTACTAAATTGTCTTGTTCCCGTTTAGGAATTCCCATACGTTCAAAAACAGGTTGTAAACTTTCTTTGATGTTATGCGCTAGGTGACCACGATCGTTTTCATACAAATCTTTTACGATATCGTAAAAAATTAACGAATAAAAAATCGCAGGAGTCATCTCCTCTCTTGCTGAGAGCAGTTTGTCAGTAACAGCGAGTCTTTTCCCAAGTGGTGTGTCCATAAAATGTTCACGCCATTCTGGGTCGGTTTTTTTCAGTTTGTCCGCTGGTTCCTTGAACAAAACATCGAGTAGGTGGTTTTCTGCAAGTCCTTCAAAGATAATCGATGTTTTCCAAGTACGAAACATTTTATTGTATTCTTCTAGTAGTCTTGCTGTGGATGATTTTTCGAGTTCCAAACGATTCTTTTTAATGGCCAGTTTGGTTTTTTTCTCGATATCAAGTCCGAGCAAAACGGAAAACTTCACTGCTCGTAACATACGAACAGGATCTTCTTTGAAAGAAATATCAGGATCACCAATGACCCTAACGATTTTCTTTTGGATGTCTTCAAATCCACCTACGTAGTCCAAAATGGAATCGTTTTTAGGATCGTAAAACAATGAATTGATGGTAAAGTCGCGTCTTGCCGCGTCTTCCTTTGCTGTACCGAAGGAATTGTCCCGCTTGATGAGATAATCGTTTTCTGCTTTGTGTTTTTCCAAACGATGTTCCGGTAGTGAACGGAACGTAGAGACTTCAATAATTTTGCCTTTAAAAATGATGTGTACAATTTTAAATCGTTTACCGATGATCCGGCAGTTATTGAAGATCCTTTTGATTTGGTTTGGTGTCGCACTTGTGACGATGTCAAAATCTTTTGGGCGTTTGCCCATCAGCAGATCTCTGACTCCTCCACCGACTAAGTAGGCCTTGTAACGAAACTTGTTCAATCGATTGATGATTTTGATGGCATCTTCATCGATATTGGCCCTGCGTATGGAGTGAGTTTCTCGATAGTATCTCTTTCCCTCGGGGTACATCAAAAAGGAATCGACAGAGTCGGCTTTCTTTCTGAAAAGAGAAGTGAGAAATTTAAACATATTGGATTCATCCACTTTCCCCTGAAAAATGGCATGGGCAAGGAAAAAATTGGCTGGATAACGAACATTGGCAGAAACTTACGTCACAACCGCCTACGAAAGGCTCCAAATTGCACATTTACGGTGGCGAAAACGCTTACAAAAGTGGATTTCCCGCAGCCGAGAGAAGGTGAGTTTTGTCCTCATCCCGAGTGACGAAAAACCCCTCGCCCAAATCGAGATCTCAGTCGGTATGCTTGGGTTCCTCTTTGGACTCTCTCTATCCCTTGTACTTTTATCCTTTGGCCTACTTGTTTATTTTTCCTTTTTCTTTGAAAGAAACCTTTCTCTCGAAAAAAAAACAGAAACCCAACTTGTATCGTTTTTATTTTATGACCTACTTTCCAAGGATTTACGCGAATCCGTTGAAGAACTGGAATCCATGACGGAATCTCTCAATTTACTTGCCTGGGAAGAAATCCCAGAAAAGGAAATGATCACACAAGATTATCTCTTAAAAGAAGAGTTTCGAAAAGACGCCAGTGAACTCGATTCCAATTTATTACTCTTCCAACAAGTTGTCACCACTTACACCCAGTTTGGTGTAAGACTGGGAAACCTTGTTCCTAATTTTCAAAATGCCATTGATTATCTTTCCATGCGAGAAAGTATCTTTTATTCCATGCCAAGGGGCCGGCCTCTGAAACCTGGTGTGGGAGTTGTGACTTCCACCTTTGGGTATCGTAGTGATCCATTTGGAATCTTACCTGTTGGAGAATACCACTCAGGGATTGACTTTGCCGCAGGGGAAGGAACACCGATTTATGCAACAGGTCCTGGGATCATTGCTGTGGATACAGCGGTTGGGGGTCTTGGAAAATCAGTACGCATCAACCATGAAAATGGATTTTTCACTTTGTATGGCCACTGTTCTCTCATTTTAGTCAACCCAGGGGACCGAGTCAAACGTGGGGATAAAATTGCCCTTGTGGGACAAACGGGAAAAGCAACGGGAGCCCACGTCCATTATGAAGTGAGAATTGGACTTGATGCTCCCCTTGACCCAGAAGAATACATCAACTTAGATTGATGCCCTAGGAATAGCAAAACGAGTTTTGGACCATTGATTCTCTTTGAAGCAATGACAATAGAAGGGATTGGGAAAAAACTAGAAGGGTTTTCGAAATCGCTAATAGATCTTTTGTGATGAGAACCAACTAACCTTGTTTAGAATTTATCTTCCAAACAAAGATTAGTTGAGAGTATTCTTTTAAGAAAAATTGGTCTTAGAACTTTCCAATTAAGTTAAAATCAACAGAATACACACCTGCTCCACCAACAACGAGAGCAATGAGAAGTCCCGCAGCTAAGATATGGAATTCATACCCTTCCCCTTTTTGGTTTCCATTCCAATTGATGAAAAAACCATTCTGTCTGTGCGCGATGAATGCGGCACCGATCATGATGATGGTAATGGACAATGCTGCAAATTTAGTTAAAAATCCCACAAGTAAAAGAAGAGGTCCAAAAGACTCACCTAGTATGATGAGAACAGCAAGGATCCCTGGGAATTTCATGGTTCCTGTGAAAAATCCATACGTTCCTTTGAAACCGTATCCACCAAACCAACCGAGGAGTTTTTGGGCACCGTGTGGGAAAATCACAACAAAAGCTGTGATACGAAGGATGAGTGGGATGATGTCCCCGGATGTAGAAAATAATAAATCAAACATAGTGAATTCTCCTTAAATCAATATTAGATAGTTTAATATTGAACTATCTAGGGTCAAGCTATTTTTCCTTCCTTTTTTCTCGTTTATCCCGATTTAAATTCTCCTTTCCCCTGTGGGCATAGAATTTACCCTTTCCCCTATGTTAGATCGAATTCCGATTCCCAATCCCTTTGGCTGGGAGGGTCTGTCCACTTTCAGCCTTCTTATGATGTTAGCCTTTCTTGTTGGTTCCTATCTTCTCCCAAAGGAACTGGAACGAAAAAAATTAGATCCATACCACTCCGATTGGTTGATCTTTCTTGGGATTTTAGGCACACTTGTGGGTGCAAAAATATTCTTTATCTTTGAAATTTGGGACCAAGTGTTCATCGATGTCCCTGGTTATGATGGCAAGTATTCTTATCCTCTGACCCACTGGAACGGTTTCCCAGGCCACCCAGGATTATGGTCCTCTCTTTTTAGTGGTGGTGGTCTTGTCTTTTTTGGTGGCCTTCTTTTTGGTTGGCTCTTTATCACCTTATACTTTCGTTACTACAAACTTGATATCGGTGCTTATTATGATGCAGTCATTCCGGCAATTAGCATGGGTTATGCGATTGGTAGACTAGGGTGTTTTGTGAGTGGTGATGGTTGTTATGGGTTTGCTACCGATGAAAGGATTCCATTTTTTGTATTTGAATTCCATGGAGCTCACCCGTCTGGTGTTCCCGTTTGGAATACACCTGTGATGGAATCCATTATGGCCTTTGGTTACTTTTCCTATTTTCAATTTTGGGCACGTTACCAAAACTTTCGGAAATGGAGTATTGGAGCGCAGTTTCTCATCATCCATGGTTTTGCAAGACTCATCATTGAATTTTTGAGAGTGAACAAAGCTGTGATTCCTTTCTTTGACCCACCTACCCTTGTCAACATTCCGGATGCAAATGGAAATCCAACATTCCTCACAGGTTATTACTGGCATGGTTTTTCCCAGTCCCAATACATTGCAATTGGACTGATCCTATTTGGTGTGTATCTGATGGTTTCCAAAAAACTTTGGTTAAAGGAAGAAACAAACGTATGAACCCATCTCCCTTTTTTACAATCGAAAGAAGAAAAAATATTGCGATTCTTTGGCTGAATCGTCCTGAAAAAAGAAACGCGATGAATTGGCCTTTCTGGCGTGACCTTCCCGATATGGTGGCCGAGATTGATGCCGATCCAAAAATTCATTGTTTTGTGATCGCAAGTAAAGGGAAATCCTTCTCCACTGGCCTTGACTTAGAAGAGTTTTTCCAAGAGTTCAAACCGGTTGTACAAGGTGAACTTGCTGATGGTAGGGAAAAACTCTACCAACTCATCCTTACCATGCAAAAAGGGATCAATGCCGTTTATAATTCAAAAAAACCATCGATTGCACTTGTTCAAAAACATTGTATCGGTGGTGGACTGGACTTAGTCTCTGCATGTGACATTCGTTATGCGTCTGAAGATGCGGTATTTTCCTTACGGGAATCAAAAGTCGCAATTGTTGCGGACATGGGTTCCTTACAAAGGCTCCCCCATCTCATTGGAAATGCTCACACAAGAGAACTTGCCCTAACCGGAAAAGACATCACAGCGACAGAAGCATTCCAAATGGGACTTGTGACAAAGGTCACTAAGGATTTTGATACCTTACTTACAGAAGGATTAAAAACAGCGGAAGAAATTTCAGAAAATCCAACCATTGTCATCCGTGGTGTCAAA contains:
- a CDS encoding MFS transporter yields the protein MNQIIFYLAFAFGTFASSCFLYSIVIFTQTLTVVKGYSGIVFFFLFLPFPLFFLYTGYLLDHYSKRWVVVGFQFFLFLAAFLLGGLTHIFETYPLLLLPLAFLNGIGMTTVLPGRMALLCEVMESHRLVFHTIAGNLLLIFSFGMSPLVVGWIREFQSYSILFLFLAFLHVLSMFAFTLLKLNEKETMSNSSQTKLQKRIPNSEIPSLGENLRAVLGFLHMDPVSRQVMWIAIFSMLALGPIQVVLPQYVKLELGLGELARGSVLMFLGPGLFLGGIFTILYHHLERKGLVLLIVFGLSSFFFLGFVPFFEAKATSIFLFCFGVSGGVLSSLMPAILQKRAEDGLRGRILSLYTVCFQFTPAVSGFFAAFLNDTVGSLWTFTGLGMGFLVISLFSFFRYKDLRQS
- the rpsI gene encoding 30S ribosomal protein S9, with translation MAQKAVWAVGRRKTSVARAKIASGTGKITVNHKDVKDYIKNGEHLVRRALEPLLVLDARDKYDIALNVTGGGVIGQVGAIRHAVARALVAFNESLKPTLKKEGFLTRDSRMVERKKYGLHKARRGTQFSKR
- the rplM gene encoding 50S ribosomal protein L13, whose amino-acid sequence is MELLSKAHKTPSIAKEAVQKQWFVVDATDKTLGRLASQVASRLRGKHKSTFTPNQDCGDNIIIVNASKVAVTGRKREQKIYYHHSRYPGGMTAIAFHKLIQENPERVIMEAVKGMLPKSKLGDQMLKNCRVFAGNDHNLGAQKPLKLELK
- the thiL gene encoding thiamine-phosphate kinase; its protein translation is MKESDIIRTLFGTTPPPEDDCYFLAPNRLVTTDSLSEGTHFLHEWSTPEVLAGKLVEVNVSDITASGGVPKECFLNLGLSPTSRKKDWVKRFAKGLRVSLHQYGMKLAGGDTFSSPTTQLALTVVGTVKKPWLRSGGKPGDYLYVTGDLGQSLLGYHSLKKNWKEKDFKPAIEKHLLPKSKQILLKPLSKYKIHACMDITDGLIQDAERLALASKGKLTIQVESVPLHPLAVRKLGVDFCLGSGEELELLFLSPNILPNEINSIPVTMIGRFESGKPGTKFLSEGKTYLPKTKGFLHFNEEE
- a CDS encoding response regulator; translation: MITQNKILIVEDDPTTALLYQGALRSLDANFVVFSGIKPVLHLLQKDGIESIDLILTDLKLPDGTGTELVREIRKKNSQIPILVVTSESDSISIIEVMKENVQDYLIKPVFPKELLKKVEYHLSKRSLDYKTSILEKEKIISLEKLLDWYSFKNRSLEKGEFNAQELHKNLFHVLRASLSQGAGFGILVQIIDIIKGMKQTENGDYILEKEVLSILEDNANYSKKVLNTFSEIENIIFDRVNEEVVPLSVLWQEIVSIIKELESQTKIKHHSIQMTDVSSVQMDSISIRWNREYFHKSIRELLINAMKFSLDSSSIFVLLQLKSDSVSFSVINSVGSDLKIGEGIPNEYLDLVFEPFFRLTKNLYERYETLDFGIGLSLVKETIQKFGGSVLVSNIFDHLGDKVEPKVEFKITLPHSSSLK
- the pcnB gene encoding polynucleotide adenylyltransferase PcnB — protein: MFKFLTSLFRKKADSVDSFLMYPEGKRYYRETHSIRRANIDEDAIKIINRLNKFRYKAYLVGGGVRDLLMGKRPKDFDIVTSATPNQIKRIFNNCRIIGKRFKIVHIIFKGKIIEVSTFRSLPEHRLEKHKAENDYLIKRDNSFGTAKEDAARRDFTINSLFYDPKNDSILDYVGGFEDIQKKIVRVIGDPDISFKEDPVRMLRAVKFSVLLGLDIEKKTKLAIKKNRLELEKSSTARLLEEYNKMFRTWKTSIIFEGLAENHLLDVLFKEPADKLKKTDPEWREHFMDTPLGKRLAVTDKLLSAREEMTPAIFYSLIFYDIVKDLYENDRGHLAHNIKESLQPVFERMGIPKREQDNLVKIFISQPRFHITDDEKERQNSFFKKKDYFYDAFMVYKIVAISENNEAAVQTAFFWEISLRQRPKPDSHQFGQQNRKKEGNKKRPPRKKHRDRRGNGNQNQQDSGSNQTHENGKGEANENRNPSLEHQDTEE
- a CDS encoding M23 family metallopeptidase; translation: MAETYVTTAYERLQIAHLRWRKRLQKWISRSREKVSFVLIPSDEKPLAQIEISVGMLGFLFGLSLSLVLLSFGLLVYFSFFFERNLSLEKKTETQLVSFLFYDLLSKDLRESVEELESMTESLNLLAWEEIPEKEMITQDYLLKEEFRKDASELDSNLLLFQQVVTTYTQFGVRLGNLVPNFQNAIDYLSMRESIFYSMPRGRPLKPGVGVVTSTFGYRSDPFGILPVGEYHSGIDFAAGEGTPIYATGPGIIAVDTAVGGLGKSVRINHENGFFTLYGHCSLILVNPGDRVKRGDKIALVGQTGKATGAHVHYEVRIGLDAPLDPEEYINLD
- a CDS encoding DoxX family protein gives rise to the protein MFDLLFSTSGDIIPLILRITAFVVIFPHGAQKLLGWFGGYGFKGTYGFFTGTMKFPGILAVLIILGESFGPLLLLVGFLTKFAALSITIIMIGAAFIAHRQNGFFINWNGNQKGEGYEFHILAAGLLIALVVGGAGVYSVDFNLIGKF
- a CDS encoding prolipoprotein diacylglyceryl transferase, producing MLDRIPIPNPFGWEGLSTFSLLMMLAFLVGSYLLPKELERKKLDPYHSDWLIFLGILGTLVGAKIFFIFEIWDQVFIDVPGYDGKYSYPLTHWNGFPGHPGLWSSLFSGGGLVFFGGLLFGWLFITLYFRYYKLDIGAYYDAVIPAISMGYAIGRLGCFVSGDGCYGFATDERIPFFVFEFHGAHPSGVPVWNTPVMESIMAFGYFSYFQFWARYQNFRKWSIGAQFLIIHGFARLIIEFLRVNKAVIPFFDPPTLVNIPDANGNPTFLTGYYWHGFSQSQYIAIGLILFGVYLMVSKKLWLKEETNV
- a CDS encoding crotonase/enoyl-CoA hydratase family protein; translation: MNPSPFFTIERRKNIAILWLNRPEKRNAMNWPFWRDLPDMVAEIDADPKIHCFVIASKGKSFSTGLDLEEFFQEFKPVVQGELADGREKLYQLILTMQKGINAVYNSKKPSIALVQKHCIGGGLDLVSACDIRYASEDAVFSLRESKVAIVADMGSLQRLPHLIGNAHTRELALTGKDITATEAFQMGLVTKVTKDFDTLLTEGLKTAEEISENPTIVIRGVKQVLNHGIGKTIEEGLDYVAVWNSSMLDSKDFRSAINGFMERKRPVFNPETRVDQ